In Edaphobacter aggregans, the sequence CGTCGGTCATGATGCGGGCGACGAGGGTGCCGGTACGGTTCTCGTCGTAGAAGGCTACGGGGAGGCGGCCGATGTGGGCCTGGACCTTCATGCGCAGCTCGGCGATGAGGCGTTGACCCTCTTTTGACAGGATCTGCGTAAGAGTGAAGGACGTGATGCCCTGGACGAGAGTGGCTACGGCGACGGTGCCGACGATCCAGGGCAGGACGTAGAGCTGGTGCTTCCCCATGACGTTGTCGATGAGGTAGCGGGTGGAGGCCGGCAGGACGAGTCCGCTGGCGCGGTTGATGATCATCAACAGGAAGCTGCCGCCGAGGAGCAGGCGGCGGGGTTTGACTAGCTTCCAGACCTCGGGGAGGACTTTCTTCAACTGGGGCTTGGGCCGGGATTTGGTGAGATCGGATGCGATTGCGCGGCCGGTGCCACGGGAGGGCCGGTCGGCAGCCTTCATACCGTGGCCAAAACTGGACTGTCCTAGGGGAGAAGCCATAGTTCGAGTGTACGCCTGTGGCTTCTTCCAGTCGCGGGTGGCGCGGGTGTCATCGCAGAGGATACAAGGCTCGTCCATAGCAGCCCCTCTTCCAATCTCAACTGGTTCTTAGACGTCGGGCGTTGATGAAAGACCGGACGCAGGCGAGGACGTAGAGGAGGCAGAGGAGCGAGAGCGCTCCCTTTTCAAGGATGGAAACCGGGTGAGGGAGAGCGTCTCCACGGGCGAGTCGGATGGTCTGGATATCGGCGGGGATGGTGCCGAGGAAGACGAGGAGAGCGACTGTGACCGAGATGTGCATCCAGAGCATGCGCTTCTTTGAGTCCTCCGTGTTGGCCATAACGCCGAAGAAGACGAAGAAGGCGCCAATGACGCACGGGATAAGCGCGGTAGGGTGGGCGCTGCCGGTGTAGACGAAACCGGCGATGCCGAGAAGGGCGAGAAGGACGCCGAAGCCGATGGTGAGTTTTGCCATGATGCAGTGACTCCTTTGGGTGAAGGATCAGGATACTTGATGATGGGGTCGACCGCGGATCAGTGCGGATAGGCGTGGATGGGAGGCGAAAAGGCTTAACAGCGATTTTCACCGATGACACCGATGGGGTTGGTGGGTTTTCTGCGGTGGCTTGTAGGGTGGGGAGGATTTGGGGTTTGGGTTGTGGTTTGGGTTCTTGGGTGGGTTGGTCCTGGGCGAACTGGTCGAGGAGTTGGCGCATGATGCTCTTGGGGCGGCCAGCGGCGGTGTCCTGGTCGTACTCGGATAGAGGGGCGAGGAGGCCTTGTTCGGGGTCGGTGGTGATGTCTTCGATGGGGGTGGCTTGGGTTGCGTAAGGGTCTTGGCTTTTGCGGGCGGGTTTGGGGTCGCGGGGCAGGTTGGTGCTGGCGATCTGCAGGCCGTAGAGGAGGAGGCCGGCGCGGCGGGGGTCGATTTCGTTGCGGGCGATGCGGCGGAGGACTTCGCCGATGGAGAGTTGGATGGCGGCGCGGTCTTCGGGCATGGGGAGGTCGAAGAGGGCGGTGCGGGCGGGGCGTTGGCGTGGATCCTGGACCGGGCGGCGGGTGGTGTGGTGGTAGTAGCAGAAGTCTTCTCCGCGCAGGCATGGGCTGCCGCAGCGGTGGCCGTCGGTGAAGATGTGGCGGCATTGGTAGCGTTTTGGTTCGGTCATGATGGGTACTCCCCCCTGGTGGACGTAAGGCCTCAAAGTCTTCTAACGAAATGGTTTAGGTCTGGACTTCTGGTCTGTGGGTTAAATGCGAAGAGCCCCCGGCTTTCGCCTGAGGGCTCTTTTTGTGTCTAGTTCTATTTTAGCGGGTGGAGGGGAATGATTAGGCACGGGGATGTGCTTTTAAATGTGCGAGATAAGTGGGTTGGGGGCTTGACAAGGTTTTGGGCGGGGACAGGAAGGCATACCCCAGGGGCTGAAGCCTTGGGGTACCTCGATGCAACGGCAACTACAAATGCAACGGCAGATCCCCACGGGGATGACAAATAAGAAAGGCCACAGCAACAACAGCGACAAACAGTAACGGCGGGTTAGCTGGCGGCTAGTTTTTTGATTTGGGCTACGAGGTCGGCGGGTTGCCAGTCGTTGGTGGGGTACCAGGCGGCTACTTTGCCGTCTTTGCCGATGATGATGGTGGAGAGGGAGTGGGTGAGGGATTTGGCGTCACCGGGGGTGATGCCTACATTGAAGAACTGGGTGACGGCGGGGAGGTCTTTTTCGGACGGGGCGGCGAAGTCCCAGTGCTTGAAGGTCTCGGTGGTGTAGTTGCCGGTGTAGGCTCCGCCGTAGCTGCGGAGGACTTTTGGGGTGTCGTAGGTGGGGTCGAAGGAGATGCTGAGGAGGTGGGTTTTGGCGTAGAGGTCGGGGTCGGCCTGGAGGGCTTTGTCGATCTCGGCGAAGTTGCGGGACATGCGGGGGCAGTAATCGGCTAGTGGGCAGCGGGTGTAGACGAAGGTGGCGACGAGAACTTTGCCTTTGAACTGCGAGAGGTGGAGGGTGCGGTCGCTTTGGTTGAGGAGGGCGAAGTTGGGGACGGCGTCTCCGGCTTGAGGGACGTGGTACTGGACGGCGGGCTTGTAGTCGGGACGGCCCTGGGCTATGACGACGATGTTGTCGAGGAGGACGTCGCGGAATTCGGCACCGTCGGCGGTGGCGAGGATGGTGGCGGTGATGAGGTCGCCGGGGTGGAGCTCGCTGACGACGGAAGGGTCTTTGAGCTTGTAGGGCATGGTCATGGCGTCCATGAAGCCGGGGACGGCCTCGTGGTCGAGGGTGACATGGGTGGCGTCAGTGGCGATGATTTTGCCGCGGACGGGGAAGGCCTTGGTGGGAGATGTGGCGGCTGCAGGTGTGGTGGATTGGCGGCAGCCCTGAATGGAGAAGATGGAGAGGGCAAAGAGGATCAGGGCGAGAGGCTTGCGGGGCACGAGTTACTCCTCTTTTGATGATAACGGGTGGGGGCATGAGACTGTGTTTTGTGGGGAAAGGGGACGGTTTTTTCAGAGCCGCGGCGGGCGTATAACCGAGAGATGGATATGGGTCTGCCGGTCGGGATTGCTGAGGCGCTGGAGCGGGGCGCGACCGTGGTTACGGGGAATCAGCGGGCGGCGCGAGAGCTGCGGCAGGCGGTGGATCGGCGGAATCGGGCGCGGGGGATGGCGAGTTGGCGGCCTGCGGCGGTGATGGCCTGGGATACGTGGACGG encodes:
- a CDS encoding SCO family protein; the encoded protein is MPRKPLALILFALSIFSIQGCRQSTTPAAATSPTKAFPVRGKIIATDATHVTLDHEAVPGFMDAMTMPYKLKDPSVVSELHPGDLITATILATADGAEFRDVLLDNIVVIAQGRPDYKPAVQYHVPQAGDAVPNFALLNQSDRTLHLSQFKGKVLVATFVYTRCPLADYCPRMSRNFAEIDKALQADPDLYAKTHLLSISFDPTYDTPKVLRSYGGAYTGNYTTETFKHWDFAAPSEKDLPAVTQFFNVGITPGDAKSLTHSLSTIIIGKDGKVAAWYPTNDWQPADLVAQIKKLAAS